The DNA region CGGGGGAGTGGGACCCAGTCATCCTCAAGAAGCGTGTCTGGAAGGCCCTCGACGGACACACGGACGAGGTGCGTATCCGCCGGCCGTGCGTCACGGTCCAGTACCATGAGGCCGGGGAACCGGTCTATCACGTGGACATCGCGGTCTACGCGAACGCTAACGGCGACGGGAAGGCGAGGCTTGCGGTGGGTCGCGAAAGTACCCCCACCGAGAAGCGGAAGTGGGAACTTTCGCACCCCAAAGCGCTGAAGGAGAAGATCCGGGAGCGGTTTCCCGATGCGGACGACCGCAAGCAGTTCCGCCGCGCAGTGCGAGCACTCAAGCGGTGGAAGGACAAGAAGTTCTCCTCCGACGGCAACGCCGCGCCCTTGGGCATCGGTTTGACGGTGCTCGTGTACGACGATCTGCAGGCCACGTACTCCGATATCTTCGCTAGGACGCCCGACGATCTCCAGACGTTGCGCAAGCTGGTCGAAGCGGTGCTCGGACGGTTCAAGCCCGTGTGGGATGCCGAGGAGGAGAAGCTAATGCGCCGCCTTACCGCGACCCTTCCGGTGGAGCCCTTCAACGATGTCTTCGAGCAGATGTCCAACAAGCAGATGGAGACGTTTGAGGACAAGCTGAAGCGGTTGAAGGAGGCGCTGGATTTCGCCAGCGATGCCGTGGACCCCCACGATGCGTGCAAGGAGCTCCGGAAGCAGTTCGGTGATGACTTCCCGGTTCCCGAGAAGCAGGAGACGGCGAGGTATCACGCGCCGGCAATCGCCACCTCGGCGAGTAGCGCCTGAGCGTGCGGAAGGGAAGGGAGTACCTTGAGGCGGTGTTGCGCGAGGTGGGCGAGGGGGGAGTCCTCCTCACCCCCCGCATCCTTGCGCCCGTAGGTGGATACGCGGCTGCACTGGAGGGGGATGTCAGGGTTGGTCCCCGGCGGGTGAAGCTGCGTATCTGCCTGCTGGACTCGTTCCCCGGATGCCTGCCCCACATCTACCTCATGCCTTGGAATGCTCTCGGGTTCATTCCGCATGTGCGCGAAGGGGACGGGTACATCTGCTTCCTCGATCCGGAAGGTGTGATCCTGGATCGGGCTCGCCCGGCCCAGGTGGTGACGGAAAGCCTGCGGCGTACGATCCACCTGCTGGAGGCGGGATTCGGGAAGACAAATCAGGCCGACTTCGTCGACGAGTTCGAGGCGCACTGGAGCCGCATGCCGGGTGCGACCTGGCTGTGGAGTATTCTGGAGCCGGAGACGTTCGTGCGTTCTGTCGCCGTCGTGGAGACGGACAACGCGATGCCGTTCGTGGCCGCCAACGAAAGCGCCCTCTCTGCGTACTGGAATGGGAACACGGTGCCCAGTCCCCGGAAGATCCGGGGTGCGGTGTACCTTCCGCTCGAGCCCGGTACGCTCCTCATTCCACCCCGTTCCAACGGCCCGATGTGGTCGGTGGCTGAAGCGCGTGAGAAGCTGCTGGGCGCGTTGTCGGAAGAGAACCGGCGTCTAGCCACGTCCTTGATCGGTTCTAGGAAGTACACCGGGGCGCAGGACGTGATCGTCGGTCTT from Longimicrobium terrae includes:
- a CDS encoding nucleotidyltransferase; the encoded protein is MANVQKQFEEFDGKIRLGRFDENATLREKRDIIRRKLDRKLPDVFKDHGEECPEYFYRDQGSYDVGTGVKPLDSDYDIDQGLYFEVSTGEWDPVILKKRVWKALDGHTDEVRIRRPCVTVQYHEAGEPVYHVDIAVYANANGDGKARLAVGRESTPTEKRKWELSHPKALKEKIRERFPDADDRKQFRRAVRALKRWKDKKFSSDGNAAPLGIGLTVLVYDDLQATYSDIFARTPDDLQTLRKLVEAVLGRFKPVWDAEEEKLMRRLTATLPVEPFNDVFEQMSNKQMETFEDKLKRLKEALDFASDAVDPHDACKELRKQFGDDFPVPEKQETARYHAPAIATSASSA